CAGCCCACCCGGCTGAAGAGCACTTTCGCCACCTTCGGTCGGTTGATCGCCGAGCCATCATTCCTCGGCAACGCACTCACCGCCGGACTCGCGATGGCCGCGATGTTCGCCTACATCTCCGGTTCATCCTTCGTCCTGCAGGACATCTACGGCATGTCCCCGCAGACCTACAGCCTCGTCTTCAGCATGAACGCGATCGGGCTGGTCGCCGCCGGACAGGTCAACGCCAGACTGGTCGGGCGGGTGGCCACGGAGTCGCAGTTGCTGCTCAGCGCTCTCACCTCGGCCTCGGTCGCCGGAGTCCTGCTGGTCAGTACCGTCCTTTTCGGGCTTCCCCTGCCGGTGCTCCTGGCGGCGCTGTTCGTGATGATCGCCAGTCTCGGCTTCGTCATGCCCAACACCACGACGCTGGTGCTGGCCAATCACCGGGAGGTATCGGGCTCGGCGTCCGCGCTTCTCGGGGTCAGCCAGTTCGTGGTCGGCGCACTCGCCGCACCGCTGGTCGGTCTGGGCGGTGTCGGCTCGGCCCTGCCCATGGTGTTGGTGATGTTCGGAGTGGTGCTCGCCGCGACCACCGTGTATGTGACGCTCGGACGCCGGGCCTCTCACTCGGCCGAGCGCGTCACCGTGGCCAGTGGCCACAGCACCGGCGGTGACAGCAGCGGCGATCACAGCACCTCGTCCGGGGCGGCCCGGAGCTCCCCCACCGAGTCGGCGCG
This Haloactinomyces albus DNA region includes the following protein-coding sequences:
- a CDS encoding multidrug effflux MFS transporter → MEEQTSPPGRTDAAVGGSNSSLRRKVRFALILGGLTAFGPLSMDMYLPALPQLTEDLGATTAQAQLTLTSVLLGLAFGQLIAGPLSDSVGRRKPLMVGLGVYITASVLCALSESVYALAALRFLQGLGAAAGMVIARASVRDLYSGLEVARFFSGLMLVTGLAPILAPVIGGQILTYTTWRGVFVVLTTFGVLLMSVVVFALPETKPPEWRQPTRLKSTFATFGRLIAEPSFLGNALTAGLAMAAMFAYISGSSFVLQDIYGMSPQTYSLVFSMNAIGLVAAGQVNARLVGRVATESQLLLSALTSASVAGVLLVSTVLFGLPLPVLLAALFVMIASLGFVMPNTTTLVLANHREVSGSASALLGVSQFVVGALAAPLVGLGGVGSALPMVLVMFGVVLAATTVYVTLGRRASHSAERVTVASGHSTGGDSSGDHSTSSGAARSSPTESARERSAER